The genomic window TTTGGCACGTAGGTATCTATTTCCGAGACGATTGATTTTCTCGCTATCTCTCCTTCCTGAAGACTTTGGATTACCTTATCAGCATTACTAGCTTCCTTGAAGAAGGAGATGATGGGTAGTGGTATTAGAACTCCTACTAATGCGAGGAGTAATAATCTATATTTTACGAATTCTTTCTTTACCTTTGTTATCAGTTTAATCTTGTTCATAAATAGACTTTTTCTAGGATGGAGGAGAATATTTTGTTAATATCCCCCGCTCCTAGAATTACTATTGCGGAGTCCTTTTTAATGATAGATGAGAGTATACCTATAGCTTCATCCTTCGTTTTTGCAAAGAAGATGTCGTTTTCTCTTCCCATTTTGGTAAGCTCGTCTACTATTAGCTTTGCTGAAACTCCTTCCATTTTTGATTCTCTGGCTCCGTATACTTCAGTTACAATTATTTTGTCCGCTATATTTAGGGCTAGAGCAAAGTCCCTGTATAGGTAGCTAGTTCTTGACCACAGGTGTGGTTGGAAGATAGCTATTACCTCGCTTTTACCTAGGTTTTTAGCTGAAGTTAGGGTAGCTTTTATCTCTGCTGGATGGTGTCCATAATCATCAATTATCGTGATATTTTCACTTTCGTATTTTACTTCAAATCTTCTTTCAGCGTTTTTGAAGTTTCTCAGACTGTAAGCTATAGTATCAAAATCAATTCCTAGGTACATTCCCACACCAAATGCAGCAAGAGAGTTGTAGACATTGTGAATGCCAGGAACATTTATTGAGAGTGTAGTTGCAAAATTACCTTTAAAGTAGACATCAAATTCCGTAGTCCTACTTTTGAGTTTTATTTTGTCTGCGACTATATCATTTCCTTCTCTTATCCCGTAGGTAATACACCCGACTCTGCGGGATTTTGAAAGTGCCTCAATAGTGTTCGGATCGTCTCCATTTAATATAACCACGCCATCTTCCTTGACGTTGTTTATAAACGTGCCGAATGCACTTACCACATTTTCCATAGTTTTATAATATTCAGCAACGTGGTCATTGTCAACACTAGTCACAACTCCAATATTAGGGTGAAAGTGTAGAAAACTTCCAAAAGCTTCACAGGCTTCATATACAAAGTATTTGCTATTACCTATCCTCGCGTTTCCACCTATGTAGGGAAGGTTACCACCGTTAGATATTGTAGGATCAAAACCTGCGTCTAGGAGAACTTTTGATACCATTGAAGTTGTAGTTGTCTTACCATGTGTGCCAGAAATTCCTATTGAGAAATAATCTTTCTCTATCTCTGCTAGTAGTTCCGCTCTTGATATGACTTTTATCCCTTTTTTCTTAGCTTCATTAATCTCTGGGTTGTCCTCTTTAACTGCATTGGTATACACTACCAAATCTATATCATCAGTAATGTTTTCGGCGCTATGGCCAATTATTGTTTTTATACCAATCTTTGCAAGTTCTTGAGTTTTTTCGCTCTCTTGTCTATCAGAGCCTATGACTTGGATTCCCTTTGCTCTTAATATCAAGGCTAAACCACTCATCCCAATTCCGCCTATTCCTACGAAGAAGACTTTGTTAAGGTTTTCCCACATATATTCCTCCAGTTTGTCCCTGTATAGAATTATCGTTACAAAAATTACAAGGTATATTTTAACTTAAGTTTGCACAAAGAAGCAATTACCAAATTTACAGATGATAGGAAAACGATGATTATCGGTTTTTCAGACGTTTTGAAAAATTATCTTTCCTTGGGTTGTTGTTATTTTAAGGCAAAGGTGAAAAATACTAGCCATATTATTCCGAGGAGTATGGTAATTGAAGAAACTATTACAGTGGATACTTTTGTAACTGTTGTCAATTTTGTGAGCAAGATTGATAACAGTAGACTTATTATTCCGAGTGATGATCCTATAACTACAAGGGTGAGGTTATTGAGAAGCACTAAGATGAACCCAAGTGTTGATACTAGGATTATAGCCACATCTTCCATATTTGTCTGATATCTAAACTAGAGAAGGGACTTTTCTTCCGACAATCTGGGCTATTGCTCTGATCTTTTCCATGAGTTTACCAAACTGTTCTGGAGTTATTGACTGATCTCCATCGGACCAAGCGTTTTCGGGGTCATTATGGACCTCTATCATTACACCATCTGCGCCAGCTGCTATAGCTGCCAGTGCCATGTCTGGAACATATCTTGCTTTACCGGTTGCGTGGCTTGGGTCTATTATTATCGGAAGATGCGTTCTTTCCTTCATAGCTGGAATGATGTTTATATCTAATGTATTCCTTGTTGCCGTTTCAAAGGTTCTTATACCTCTTTCGCAGAGAATCACATTATAATTCCCACCAGACATGATATATTCTGCAGACATAACCCACTCATCAGCTTTCATTGCAAGACCTCTCTTCAGAAGTACAGGTTTCCTCACTTTTCCAAGTTCTTTTAACAATGCAAAGTTTTGGGCATTTCTTGTGCCTACTTGGAGAACATCAGCATACTCCGCTACTAACTCCACATCTCTTGTATCAAGAACTTCTGTGACTATCGGTAGTCCTGTTGTTTCTTTTGCTAACTTGAGTAATTCAAGACCTTCTTTACCTAGCCCTTGGAAAGAGTAAGGAGATGTTCTTGGTTTAAAAGCACCACCTCTTAAAAGATTGGCACCATATTTTTTTACTTCCTTTGCTATGTAAGTTATCTGAGCAGAGGTTTCAACACTACAAGGGCCTGCTATTACTGCAATTTCGTCACTACCTATCTTGACTGTCCCTACATCAACTATCGTGTTATGTGGGTGAAAGTCTCTACTTGCCAGTTTGTAGGGCTTGGTTATCCTTATTACTTGCTCTACATTGTTAAGACTTTCAATTGGAACATTCATTAGCTTATCGTCTTCTCCTACTACCCCTATGACTATCTTCTCTACACCTCTTGATATATGAGCCTCAAGTCCATGTTGTCTTACCTTCTCTACAATACGGTTAATGTCATCTTCACTAGCATCTTTTTTCAAAACTATTATCATGTCATACCTCCGGTTAACTAATTATCAAAAAGAGTTTTTACCCATTGCAATTTCTCAACTAAGTTGATCAATAAATTCTAATTCACATTTTTATAAACGCTGTCTCATCAAAAGTGTTTGGG from Brevinematia bacterium includes these protein-coding regions:
- the murC gene encoding UDP-N-acetylmuramate--L-alanine ligase translates to MWENLNKVFFVGIGGIGMSGLALILRAKGIQVIGSDRQESEKTQELAKIGIKTIIGHSAENITDDIDLVVYTNAVKEDNPEINEAKKKGIKVISRAELLAEIEKDYFSIGISGTHGKTTTTSMVSKVLLDAGFDPTISNGGNLPYIGGNARIGNSKYFVYEACEAFGSFLHFHPNIGVVTSVDNDHVAEYYKTMENVVSAFGTFINNVKEDGVVILNGDDPNTIEALSKSRRVGCITYGIREGNDIVADKIKLKSRTTEFDVYFKGNFATTLSINVPGIHNVYNSLAAFGVGMYLGIDFDTIAYSLRNFKNAERRFEVKYESENITIIDDYGHHPAEIKATLTSAKNLGKSEVIAIFQPHLWSRTSYLYRDFALALNIADKIIVTEVYGARESKMEGVSAKLIVDELTKMGRENDIFFAKTKDEAIGILSSIIKKDSAIVILGAGDINKIFSSILEKVYL
- the aroF gene encoding 3-deoxy-7-phosphoheptulonate synthase: MIIVLKKDASEDDINRIVEKVRQHGLEAHISRGVEKIVIGVVGEDDKLMNVPIESLNNVEQVIRITKPYKLASRDFHPHNTIVDVGTVKIGSDEIAVIAGPCSVETSAQITYIAKEVKKYGANLLRGGAFKPRTSPYSFQGLGKEGLELLKLAKETTGLPIVTEVLDTRDVELVAEYADVLQVGTRNAQNFALLKELGKVRKPVLLKRGLAMKADEWVMSAEYIMSGGNYNVILCERGIRTFETATRNTLDINIIPAMKERTHLPIIIDPSHATGKARYVPDMALAAIAAGADGVMIEVHNDPENAWSDGDQSITPEQFGKLMEKIRAIAQIVGRKVPSLV